The genomic segment CGTGATGTCCTGGCGGCCTCCGGCTGGGTGGTGTCCGGGGGTACGGGGACGACGGCATGAATGGAGGCGCGTCACTCACGGGTGACGGTCACCAGCTCCGCCTCATAGGCGAGGATGACGAGTTGCACTCTGTCGCGGGCGTCGAGCTTGGAGAGCAGGCGGGTCACGTACGTCTTGGCGGTGGCGCCGCTGATGCACAGGTTCTCGGCGATCTCCGCGTTGGTCAGGCCGCTGCCGATGAGAGTGAGCACCTCGCGCTCGCGGTCGGTGATGCCCTCGAGGCGGCGCGGCGGCGCGGGCGGTGTCACCGTCCAGGAGCGTCGGGCGACGAACTCGGCGATCAGGCGGCGGGTGAGGCCGGGCGCGATGAGGCTGTCGCCGGAGGCGACGACGCGGACGGCGGCGAGGATGTCGTCCAAGGCCATGTCTTTGACGATGAAACCGGAGGCACCGGCGCGCAGGGCGCCGTAGAGGTACTCGTCGTCGTCGAAGGTGGTCAGTATCAGCACGCGGGTGCCGCTCGGGCCTGCGGTGATGCGCCTGGTGGCCTCGATGCCGTCGGTGCCCGGCATCCGGATGTCCATGACGACGATGTCGGGCGTCAGCCTCTCGGCGAGCGCGGCGGCTTCAGCACCGTCGCCCGCCTCCCCGACCACTTCCAGGTCCGGGGCATCGGTGATGACCATCTGCAAGGCGGTTCGGACCAGGGGCTGGTCGTCGGCGAGCAGGACGCGGACGGTCACGTCGCCGCCACCTCCCTCGGCTCGAAGTGGGTGGGCCCCGGTACGGGAAGCCGGGCCGCCACTTGGAAGCCGCCCCCGGGAAGCGGCCCCGCGGTGAATGCGCCGTGCAGCAGGGCGGCGCGCTCGCGCATACCGGCGAGGCCGTAACCGGCAGCGGGCTCGTCGCCCGGGCCGCGGCCGCCATCGGTGATCTCCAGGGCGATCTCCGTCTCTCCACAGTTGATGCGCACCAGGCAGGAGCGGGCATCGGCGTGCCGGACCACGTTGGTGAGCGACTCCTGGACGATGCGGTACGCGGACAGGTCGAGGTCCGGTGGCAGCGGCCGCCGCTGCCCCTTCCACTCCACCACCACCCGCACCCCCGCGGACGTGGTGGCAGCGGCCAGCCGGTCGAGGTCGTCGAGGCCGGGTGCTCCGTGCGGCACGGTCTGCGCGGAGTCCGCCGCACGCAGCGCGCCGAGCATCCGCCGCAACCCCGACAAGGTCTCCCGGCTCGCGTTCTCCACCTCGCCGAGCGCCTCCCTGGCCCGTGACGGCTGGCTGTCGATGACCCGGCGGGCGGCACCGGCCTGCAGGGCGACGATGCCGAGGGTGTGCGCGACGGCGTCGTGCAGCTCGCGGGCGATGCGCAGCCGCTCGTCGGTCACCGCCTGCGTGGCCGCCTGGGCTCTGACCTGCTCGGTGTGGAGCCGCGACTGGCGGGCGGAGTTGCCGAGCAGCCAGGCGACCAGCACCGTGAGTGCCACCGCGAGCTGCCCGGCGGTATTGATGGTGCCGCCCCCGTACATCCGCACCGTCAGCGGAATCACCAGAACCACGCATGCCGTCCCCGCCGCCCAGGCAGAGCTGCGGCGGGGTGTGCCGGCCGCGATGAAGTACAGGGCGACGTCCGGCGCCAGAAACTGCACCAGAGGGAACTCGTCCGCCTGGCCGAGCAGGGCCGCCCCGAAGACCGAGCCGAGCAACAACAGGACGTAGGCCGCAAGCGGGCGGCGCTCCAGCAGCCGGCAGCCGGTCAGCACCAGGGCCGCGGCAGTCGGCAGAATCGGCCAGCTCACGAACACCTGGCCGAAACCCGGGGTGAGCTCGTCGTCGCGGGCGCTGTCGCCCGGCAGGACGAAGAACTCGTCGACGAACGCGCAGCCCATCGCCCCGAGCCAGACGAGTGCCGTCCAGCGGCCGGGCGACAGGCGCTTGAGCAGCGGCAGTTGGCCGGGGTGCGCTGACATGCCGCGATTTTAGGTGCGGCAGTCGCTCCGGGTCATCGGACCATGGTCGTACAACCACGGGTGACAGCCCCACAACCATGGCTGACGGCCGCGGCGCACGAGTGTCAACCGCGAGCCGATGCCCCTCGCGGCCCCGGCCGCCATCGTTGACGCCATGATCGAAGCCAGCGAACTCACCAAGAGATACGGCAAGAAGACCGCCGTGGACGCCCTGAGCTTCACCGTCCGACCGGGCCGGGTCACCGGGTTCCTCGGCCCGAACGGAGCCGGAAAGTCCACCACCCTGCGACTGGCCCTGGGCCTGCACGAGCCGGCCTCCGGCACCGTCACCGTCGACGGCGTACGCTTCCGCGACCGCCCGCGGGGCCTGCGCCACGTCGGCGCCCTGCTCGACGCGAACGACGTGCACGGCGGCCGCACCGGCCGGGCCCACCTCACCGCCCTGGCACGCAGCAACCGCATCCCGCGCACCCGGGTCGACCAGGTCCTGGCGGAGGTGGGCCTGACCGACGCCTGCCGGCGCCGCATCAGCGGCTACTCGCTCGGCATGAAGCAGCGCCTCGGCATCGCCACCGCCCTGCTCGGCGACCCGCCGGTGCTGATCTTCGACGAGCCGCTCAACGGCCTCGACCCCGAGGGCGTGAAATGGGTTCGCGGCCTGTTCCGGCAACTGGCGGCGGAGGGCCGCACGGTCTTCGTCTCCAGCCATCTGATGTCGGAGATGGAACACACCGCCGACGAGCTCGTCGTCATCGGCCGCGGCGCGCTCATCGCCGCGCAGAGCCTGGCGGACTTCGCCGCCCGTGCCGGCGGCACCACCGTCACCGTGAGGGCCTCGGACGCGGCCGCGCTGGCTCCGCTGCTCACGGCCGAGGGCGCGACCGTTCGCGCCGACGACGGCGTGCTCACCGTCACCGGCCTGCCCGCGCCCCGGATCAGCGAGCTGGCCTTCCAGCACCGGATGCTGCTGCATGAACTGACCACGCACCACCCGTCCCTGGAGGAGGCCTTCATGGAACTCACCGCCGACAGCATCGAGTACACCACGGGGGACATCCGGTGAACGCCGTACGCTTCCGCGACCTGATCGCCGCCGAGTGGCTGAAGATGTGGTCGCTGCGCTCGACCCCGTGGGTCTACCTGGTGACCGCGCTGGCGACGATCGGCTTCAACACGGGCGAGGCGTACGACACCTACCACTACTGGAACGAAGGGAACGCCGGAAGCCACGCGCGGCAGTACGTCCGCGACGGCATCCCCGTGCAGAACGCCTTCACCGACAACGCAAGTACGGTCTTCGCCCTCGCGACCGTTGCCATCGGCGTCGTCGCGATCTGCGGCGAGTACAGCACGGGCCAGATCCGCACCACCTTCACCGCGGTTCCCGCGCGGCAGTCGGTGATGGCGGCGAAGCTCGCCGTCACGGCGGTGGTCATGACCGTGTTCGGTGCCGTGGTCGCGCTCGTCTCCTTCTCCACCTCCCAGGCGATCCTGGGCCTCCGTGACGTGGGCGTCCCCATCAGCCACCCGGGGGCCCTTCGCGCCGTACTCGCGTCGGCCCTGCTCGCTCCTGTCTGTGCCCTGGTCGGCATGGGGATCGGTGCCGTACTGCGGCACGCCGGAACGTCGGTGGCCGCGGGCGTCGTCCTCCTGCTGCTGGCACCGTTCCTCTTCAGCGAGGACCACCACTGGTCGGCGGTCCTCAACCACGCCCTCCCGTTGCGCGCGTGGAGCCGCCTGACGGAGATCCCGTTCACGCCGCGGACCGCCTACCCATGGACATCCGCCGGCGCCTGGATCGTCTACGCCGCCTGGGCCCTGGGGGCAGCGGCCGTCGCCGGCACAGCCGTACGACGGCAGGACCAGTAGGCCGGGCCGCCGGGGCCTCCACCTCGCGGCCCGTGACGACGGGCGCCGGTGACGCCCACGCGCCCGTTCGCCACGGGTCCTCAGCCCGCCCGCGCGGTCAGCGAGAGCAGGTCGCGGGCGGGACCGGCCGGGCGGTGTCCGGTGGGCCAGACGGCCCGCAGCTGGCGCCGGAGCCGTACGCCGGTGAGGTGGACGGGGACCAGGCGGCGCGCGGAGAGTTCCTCGCCGAGGGCCAGCTCGCTCAGGACGCAGGGCCCTGCGCCGCTCTCGGCCGCGCTCTTCACGGCGGTCGTGGAGGAGAGCTCCAGCAGGGGCTGGGCGAGTCCGCCGTGGACGGCGAGGGCGGCGTCCAGGACCTGGCGGGTGCCCGAGCCCCGCTCGCGGAGGATCAGCGGGGTCGCGGCGAGTTCCTGCGGGGTCAGCAGGGTGCGGCGGCGGGCCCAGGGGTGGACGGGGGCGACGACGACCACCAGGCGGTCGTGGGCGACGACGGTGCCGTCGAGCCCCTCCGGGGTGGTGAGGCCCTCCACGAACCCGAGGTCGGCCTCGCCGAGGAGGAGGCGGCGGGCCACCTGTTCGGAGTTTCCGGCGAGCAGCGAGACGGCGGTGCCGGGGCGTTCGGCGCGCAGCGCGATCAGCCAGCCCGGCAGGAGGTACTCGGCGATGGTCATGCTGGCCGCGACCCGCAGCCGGGAGTCCCGCCGGTCCCGCAGCGCCTGGGCGCCCGCGTCGAACGCCTCGGCCGCCTCGACGATCCGGCGGGCCCAGTCGGTGACCAGGGCCCCGGCGTCGGTCAGGGTGGAGCCGCGCGGAGAGCGGTCCAGCAGGGCGACGCCGAGCTGCCGCTCCATCGTGCGGATCCGGCTGGAGGCGGCGGGCTGGGTGATGCCGAGTTCCCTGGCGGCGCGGCCCAGGCTGCCGAGGCGTGCGACGGCCAGCAGCAGCTCCAGTGCCCCGAGGTCGGGGACGCGGTGGGCCAGCGGGACGCGAGCGGGGGCGTCGGGGACAGGGGGCATAACGTCAGCTTATGACCTCATAGACATGGAGTGCCTGGTGGGGGCGGTGCCCGCGGCGGAGAATCGTGTAATGGCCATCCATGAGCGGACCCTGACCCGGCCGCCGACCGCACCGACCGCACGCCCCGACGCACCTGCTCCTACCGGTTCCCCGGGCGATGCCGCCCCGAGGCGGCCGGCGCTGCGCGCCTTCGGTCCGAACTGGTACGCGACGGTGATGGGCACCGCGATCGTCGCGAGCGCCGGAACGGCTCTGCCGGTGGACGTGCCCGGGCTGCGGGGGGCGTGCACCGTCGTCTGGGCGGTCTCCGCCGTCCTGCTGGTGGCCGTGCTCGCCGCACGTGCCGGACACTGGCGCCACCACCGGGACCAGGCCCGGGCCCACCTGCTGGATCCGGCGGTCGCCCCCTTCCTCGGCTGTCTGCCGATGGCGCTGCTCTCGGTGGGCGGGGCCACGATGGTGGCCGGTACGCCGGTGGTGGGCGAGCGGGCCGCGCTGGTGGTGGACGTGGTGCTGTACTCGGCGGGCACGGTGCTGGGGCTGGCCGTCGCGGTGGCCGTGCCGTTCCTGATGGTGACGCGCCACCGCCTCGAACCCGGCAGCGCCGCCCCCGCGTGGCTGCTGCCGCTGGTCCCGCCGCTGGTCTCCGCCGCGCTCGGCCCGCTCCTGATCAGCAGGCTCCCGGCGGGCCAGGGGCGCGAGGCGCTGCTCCTCGGCTGCTACGCGATGTTCGGGCTGACGCTGCTGGCGACGCTCGCGGTGCTGCCCCTCGTCTTCGCGCGGCTGCTGCACCACGGGCCGCTCCCCCTCGCGCTGACGCCGACGCTCTTCCTGGTGCTGGGGCCGCTCGGCCAGTCGACCACCGCCGTGAACCAGCTGGCCGACGTCGCGCCGGGTGCGATCGGCGCCCCGTACGCGACCGGGCTCGGGGCCCTGGCGGTGCTCTACGGGGTGCCGGTCATGGGCTTCGCGCTGCTCTGGCTGGCCCTCTCGACCGCCCTGACCGTGCGCGCCCTGCGGGCCGGGATGGGCTTCGCGATGACCTGGTGGGGCTTCACCTTCCCGCTCGGCACCTGCGTCACCGGGGCGGCGGGCCTGGCCCGCCACACCGGGCTGCACGCCTTCGGCTGGCTGGCCGAGGCGCTGTTCGTCTGCCTGCTGGCCGCGTGGGCGGTGGCGGGGACCCGTACCGTACGGGGGCTGCTCGGCGGCACGCTGCTCGGGGCGTCCGCCCGGCCGGCCGCCGTCCGGACGGCCTGAGCACGGGGCCGCACCTCTGGGCCCGTCAGCGGCGGGAGTCGTAGGTGGCGTCGATGTGCTCGGCCACCGCGACGACCAGCAGCCGGGTGCCCGGGAGGGTGGCCCGCCAGCGGTGGCGGACGCCGCCGGAGAGGAAGAGCGTGTCGCCGCGGTCCAGGCGGTAGGCCTGGCCCTCGGCCTCGACGTCGACGGCGCCCTCGACGACGTACATCAGCTCGTCGTTGCGGTGCTGGAACTCGCGGCCGAGGTCCTGCTCCCCGATGAACTCCAGGGCGCTGAGCTGGTGGCGGCCCCGCACCACCCGGCGGGCGCCGTCCTCGTCTCCGCCGCGCACCACGTCCACGGCGCGCGCCGAGTCGGCGGCCTCGCGGAGCTTGGCGGTGGTGGTCTCCAGTGCTCCGGCGACCCGGGTGAGCGACTGGGCGCTGGGCCGGGCGCGCTCGTTCTCGATCTGGCTGAGGAAGGGCACGGAGAGGCCGCTGCGCGCGGCCACCGCGGCCAGCGTGAGCCCCAGGGTTCTTCGGCGTCGGCGCACGGCGGAGCCCACCCGCAGTGCTTCCTTCTCGTCCATCTCGCCCATGTCGGCTCCCTCCCGTCCGGCCATCCTCCCGGCTGCCAGCACCTTACGCACATGGTTGCGCGATTCCCTCACCGAGGAGAACTCCCGGCAACGCGCGCGGGGTGGCCCCCGCCTCTCGGCGGTGACCACCCCTGACCTGCGCGTACGCGGATTTTCTGGCTACTGCGGCGCCATCGTGTCCACGATCGACGGATGGGCGTCCATCCAGGACTTCACGGCTTCCTCCTCGTGGCCGGTACCGGCCTTGGCGATGCCGTTCTCCAGTCCGGCGAGCTGGTCCTCGCTCAGCTTGAAGTTCTTGAACCACTTCGCGAGCTGCGGGTAGTTCTCCGGGAACTCCTTGCTGGCGACCGTGTGCAGCCGGTCACCGGTGCCGAAGCCCTTCTTCGGGTCCTTCAGCTTGGTGAGGTCGTACTGGTCGTACGCCCAGTGCGGGGTCCAGAGCACGACGGCGATCGGCTCCTTCTTGGCGTACGCCCGCTTCAGCTCGGCGAGCATGCCGGGCGTGGAGGAGTCGACGACCTTGTACTCCTTGTCCAGCCCGTAGGCCGGCAGGACGTTGTTCTTCAGGTTCTCCATGGTGGCGGTGCCGGGCTCGATGCCGACGATGCGCCCCTTGAACTCCGAGGACTTGCCCTTGAGGTCGGCGAGCGTGTGCACGTCCTTGACGTAGCTGGGCACCGCGACCTCGATGGAGGTGGGGCCGTACCAGGAGCCGACGTCGGTCAGGTCCTTCTGGTACTTCTTCCAGTAGTTCGCCTGCGTGTACGGCAGCCAGCCGTCGAACTGGACGTCGATCTGGCCGCGCGACATCGCCGCGTACATGGGGCCGACCTCGAACTGCTTGAGGTTGATGGTGTAGCCGCGCTGCTCCAGGACGGCCTTCCACAGGTAGGTGGCGGCGATGTCCTCCTCCCAGGGGAACCAGGCGACGTTCAGCGCGCGGTCGCGTTCGTCCTTGCCGTCGGCGGCCTTGGACGGCTTCGCCGTCGGGGTCCACTGCGCGGCCGCGTCCGGGTGGGCCTTCAGCCAGGTGCGGACGGCGTCCTGCTCCTTGCCCGCGCCGGCCTTCTGGATCTCGGCCTCCAGGCTGGTGAGCTGCTTCTCGCTCATCTTGAAGTTCTTCAGCCAGGACGCGACCTCGGGGTTGTCCGCGGCGAAGCCCTTGCGGGACAGGGTGTGGACGCCGTCGCCCTTGCCCCAGAGGTTCTTGGTGTCCTTCAGCTTCGTCAGGTCGTAGCTGTCGTAGGCCCAGTGCGGCGACCAGAGCGGGACGACGATCGGTTCCTTCTTGGCGTACGCGCGCTTCAGCTCGGCCAGCATCGAGGGCGTGGAGCCGTCGACGACCTTGTACTCGCCGTCCAGGCCGTAGCCCGGCAGGATCTTGTCCTTCAGGAGGGCCGACTCGCCGGCGCTCGGCTCGATGCCGACGATCCGGTTCTTGAACGAGGCGCCCTTGCCCTTGAGGTCGTCGAGGGTCTTGACGTCCTTCACGTAACTGGGGACGGCCAGCTCCAGCGAGGTGGGGCCGTACCAGGAGCCCAGGTCGTCCAGGCGGTCCTTGTACTTCTTCCAGTAGCTGGCGTGGGTGACGGGCAGCCAGGAGTCGGTCTCGAAGTCGATCTGGCCGCCTGCCATGCCGGTGTACAGCGCTCCGGCCTCGTACTGCTTGACGTCGACCTCGAAGCCCTGGCGCTCCAGCAGCTCCTTCCACAGGTACGTGGAGGCGATGCCCTCGTCCCAGGGGATGTACCCCATGCTGATCTTCTTGCCCGCGCCGACGGACGAGGAGGACGCGGCGGTGGCGGACGAGCCGCCGCCGCCGAAGACGCCCATGCCGCCGGCGACGAGCGCGAGGATCACCACGCCGGTGAGCGCGACGGCACCCTGCGGGCGGTAGTTCCAGAACTTCGGGCCACCGGCCAGGGCCTGGGCCTTGGCGAGCGCCCGGCGGCCCAGCGGGGAGACCTCGCGCCCCAGTGCGCCCGTCATCCGGTCCAGGTACATGGCGAGGATGACGATGGAGATGCCGGCCTCGAACCCGAGGCCCACGTCGACGTTGCCGATGGCGCGGTACACGGAGCCGCCGAGGCCGCCGCCGCCGACCATACCGGCGATGACCACCATGGACAGGCCCAGCATGATGACCTGGTTGATGCCCGCCATGATGGTGGGCAGCGCGAGCGGAAGCTGCACGCGCAGCAGGGTGTTGCGGGACGTGGTGCCGAACGCCTCGGCCGCCTCGACGAGCTCGCCGTCGACCTGGCGGATGCCGAGTTCGGTCATCCGGACGCCCGGGGGCAGCGCGAAGATGATGGTGGCGATGATGCCGGGGACGACACCGACGCCGAAGAAGATGACGCCGGGAATCAGGTAGACCATGGCCGGCATGGTCTGCATGAAGTCCAGCACCGGCCGGGTCACCGCGCTGACGCTCTTGGACCGGGAGGCCCAGATGCCGAGCGGGACCGCCAGGACCAGCGTGACGATGGTGGCGACGAGCACCAGGGTGAGGGTGTCCATCGCCTCGTCCCACAGCTCGATGGAGTCGATGAGGGCGAATCCGACGAACGCGAGGACACCGGCGGGCAGTCCGCGCAGCCACCAGGCGATGACGGCGACGATGCCCGCGAAGAGCAGCGGGGCGGGCGCGGAGAGGACGGCCGCGATGCCGTCGAACATGCCGCTGACGATCGAGCTGATGGCGTCGAAGAGCCAGGCGAGGTGGGTCTGCAGCCAGTCGACCGCGGAGTTGACCCATTCACCGAGAGGGAGCCTAAACACGGGCCACCTTCTTCGCGGCGAGGTCGCCGTCGGCCGCTGCGCCGGCGTCGGCGCCGTCCGCTCCGGTGGACTTCGCGGCGGGCGCGGTGTCGTCGTCGGGCGCGGTGTCCTCGGCCGCCGGCATCGGCGCGGCGGGCTTCATCGGCTCGCCCAGCACGGCGAGGAGCCGCTCGCGCGGGACGACCCCGACGAGCCTGCCCCGCTCGTCGGTCACGGCGACCGGGGTGCCGCTCGACGCGCAGGGGGTGAAGAGCTCGATGATCGGCGTGGACTCGGCGACCGTGGCGGGGGCCGCGTCCAGCACGTCCTGCGGGGTGCGCAGTTCGGTGCCGTCCTCGGTGGTGGAGCCCATGACGGTGTGCGGTTCGGCCATGATGGCGCCGGCGGTCAGCACCCGGGCGCGGTCGACGTCCTGGGTGAAGGAGGCGACGTAGTCGTTGGCCGGGGTGACGAGGATGTCCTCGGCGGAGCCGAGCTGGACTATCTCGCCGTTCCGCATCACCGCGATGTTGTCGCCGAGGCGCATGGCCTCGTTGAGGTCGTGGGTGATGAAGACGATGGTCTTCTTCAGACGCTTCTGGAGTTCCAGGAGCTGGTCCTGCATGTCGCGGCGGATCAGCGGGTCCAGCGCGCTGAAGGACTCGTCCATCAGCAGCAGGTCGGCGTCGGTGGCCAGCGCGCGGGCCAGACCGACGCGCTGCTGCATGCCGCCCGACAGCTCGTCGGGCCAGGACTTCTCCCAGCCGCCGAGCCCGGTCAGCTCCAGCGCCTCGGCGGCGCGCTTCTCGCGCTCGGCCTTGGCTACACCCTGCACTTCCAGACCGTACGCGGCGTTCTCCAGCACACTGCGGTGCGGGAAGAGCGCGAAGTGCTGGAAGACCATGCTGATCCTGGACGAGCGGACGTGGCGGAGCTCGCGGGGGCTCAGGGAGGTCAGGTCCTGGCCGTCGAACAGCACGCTTCCGGCTGTGGGGTCCAGGAGTCCGTTGAGCATCCGCAGAAGCGTGGACTTGCCCGAGCCCGAGAGACCCATCACGACGAAGATCTGTCCCGGTTCCACGGTGAACGACGCGTCGATCACCGCTGCGGTCGTTCCGTCGGCGCGCAGCTCGTCACGGCTCGCGCCGGCTTCGAGTTTCTCCACGGCCTGATCGGGTCGTCTGCCGAATACCTTGTACAGGTGTTCGGCCTGCAGCCTTGACACATACACCTCGCGGGTTGAACCGGAAACGGTCCGCCACACCCCCGCGTCGACGGACCGTGGAGCGGCACGGAATCTGCCCGCATGGCACGTACACAAGTTGAAATTTGGACGTGCTCCGCTCCGATGCCGCGCCTGCCCCCGCTTATCCGGAGCAAACACTTCTGTGACCCAGCTCACCCGATCCGGACGGAACCGCACCGGGGAAAGCCCGTGCGCGTATGCCGCCCCGGGCTCGCCCCGGGGCCGGTGTCGGTGCCGTGGGGCATGATCGGGGGGTGACGCGACGCCTGATGCTCCTCGACACCGCCTCCCTGTACTACCGCGCCTACTTCGGCGTGCCGGACTCGGTGCGCGCACCGGACGGCACCCCGGTCAACGCCGTGCGCGGGCTGCTGGACTTCATCGCCCGACTGGTCCAGGACCACCACCCCGACGACCTGGTCGCCTGCATGGACGCGGACTGGCGGCCGGCCTGGCGGGTCGAGCTGATCCCCACCTACAAGGCGCACCGGGTGGCGGTGGAGACGCCGGCGGGCCAGGCCGACGAGGAGGAGACCCCGGACACCCTCGCCCCGCAGGTCCCGGTGATCGAGGCGGTGCTGGACGCGGTGGGCATCGCCCGCGTGGGCGTCGCCCCGTACGAGGCGGACGACGTCATCGGTACGCTCACCGGCCGGGCGACCGGACCGGTGGACATCGTCACCGGCGACCGGGACCTCTACCAGCTGGTGGACGACGCGCGCGGGGTGCGGGTGCTCTATCCCCTCAAGGGCGTCGGCACGCTCCAGGTGACCGACGAGGCGGTGCTGCGCGAGAAGTACGGCGTGGACGGCCGAGGGTACGTCGACCTGGCCCTGCTCCGCGGCGACCCCAGCGACGGCCTTCCCGGCGTCCCCGGCATCGGCGAGAAGACCGCGGCGAAGCTGCTGGACGCCTTCGGGGACCTCGCCGGGATCATGGCCGCGGTGGACGACCCGGCGGCGAAGCTGACCCCCTCGCAGCGCAGGCGGCTGGACGAGGCCCGGGGGTACGTCGCGGTCGCGCCGAAGGTGGTGCGGGTCGCCGGGGACGTACCGCTTCCCGGGTTCGACCCGGTGCTGCCCCGCGAGGCACGCGACCCGGTGGCCCTCTCGGAGCTGGCCGAGCGGTGGGGGCTGCGCGGCGCGCTGCAACGGCTCCTGTCGGCGCTGCACTCCTGAGAGACGGGCGGCCCACAGCAAGCCGTGGTTCCCTGGCGGGGGTGCGCGACCTTCTCGCCGGAGGTTCCGTGCATCCATTGCTTACGGGACCACCCGTGCCCGGATCACCCCGCCGGTGCTAGCTTAGGCAGACCTAAGTTTCGCGGCCCCGGGCGCTGGTCCCCGGCTCCCGGGTCCCGCACATTCCGGCACAGGGAGATCCACGTGGCACGTCCGACGCGGCAACCGCCCAAGGGCAAGGGTGCGCAGGTCGTGCGCACCGAACAGATCACCCCCCACATGGTGCGGGTGGTCCTGGGGGGCGAGGGCCTCGCCTCCTTCGGGACCGAGGGTTTCGCCGACCACTACGTGAAGCTCTGCTTCGCACCCGAGGGCGCCGACTACGCGCACCCCTTCGACATGGCGGCGATCCGCGAGTCGTACCCGCGCGAGCTGTGGCCGACCACGCGTACGTACACCGTGCGCTCCTGGGACCCGGCCGCCCGCGAGCTCGCGATCGACTTCGTCGTGCACGGCGACGAGGGCCTGGCCGGTCCGTGGGCCGCGCAGGCCTCCCCCGGCGACCCGATGACGCTCCTCGGCCCGGGCGGCGGCTACTCCCCGCAGGAGTCGGCCGACTGGCACCTGCTGGTGGGCGACGAGAGCGCGCTGCCCGCCATCGCGGTGGCGCTGGAGCAGATGCCCGCCGACGCCCGGGGGCACGTGTTCATCGAGGTGCCCGACGCCGCCGAGGAGCAGAAGGT from the Streptomyces sp. NBC_01335 genome contains:
- a CDS encoding siderophore-interacting protein, translating into MARPTRQPPKGKGAQVVRTEQITPHMVRVVLGGEGLASFGTEGFADHYVKLCFAPEGADYAHPFDMAAIRESYPRELWPTTRTYTVRSWDPAARELAIDFVVHGDEGLAGPWAAQASPGDPMTLLGPGGGYSPQESADWHLLVGDESALPAIAVALEQMPADARGHVFIEVPDAAEEQKVTVPAGVSVTWLHRGERPVGELATAAVLGLDFPEGEVQAFVHGEAGFVKEIRRYLRVEREIPLGQLSISGYWRLGQNDDAWRAVKREWNEQVEREQETGPGTG
- a CDS encoding quaternary amine ABC transporter ATP-binding protein, producing MSRLQAEHLYKVFGRRPDQAVEKLEAGASRDELRADGTTAAVIDASFTVEPGQIFVVMGLSGSGKSTLLRMLNGLLDPTAGSVLFDGQDLTSLSPRELRHVRSSRISMVFQHFALFPHRSVLENAAYGLEVQGVAKAEREKRAAEALELTGLGGWEKSWPDELSGGMQQRVGLARALATDADLLLMDESFSALDPLIRRDMQDQLLELQKRLKKTIVFITHDLNEAMRLGDNIAVMRNGEIVQLGSAEDILVTPANDYVASFTQDVDRARVLTAGAIMAEPHTVMGSTTEDGTELRTPQDVLDAAPATVAESTPIIELFTPCASSGTPVAVTDERGRLVGVVPRERLLAVLGEPMKPAAPMPAAEDTAPDDDTAPAAKSTGADGADAGAAADGDLAAKKVARV
- a CDS encoding 5'-3' exonuclease, with amino-acid sequence MLLDTASLYYRAYFGVPDSVRAPDGTPVNAVRGLLDFIARLVQDHHPDDLVACMDADWRPAWRVELIPTYKAHRVAVETPAGQADEEETPDTLAPQVPVIEAVLDAVGIARVGVAPYEADDVIGTLTGRATGPVDIVTGDRDLYQLVDDARGVRVLYPLKGVGTLQVTDEAVLREKYGVDGRGYVDLALLRGDPSDGLPGVPGIGEKTAAKLLDAFGDLAGIMAAVDDPAAKLTPSQRRRLDEARGYVAVAPKVVRVAGDVPLPGFDPVLPREARDPVALSELAERWGLRGALQRLLSALHS